The Mucilaginibacter mallensis genome has a segment encoding these proteins:
- a CDS encoding sodium:solute symporter family protein, which translates to MHLSVIDISIIALYLLTTIVIGLWYRKKARLNKESYMLGGKSLPWYLLGLSDASDMFDISGTMWMVSLCFAYGMKSIWIPWLWPVFNQVFLMMYLARWLRRSNASTGAEWLKTRFGTSGKGVGSSHIIVIVFALFLCFGYLAYGFIGLGKFIEIFAPWDSVKAYVPFNVPLQYVPEFYGIIFTLFAMFYSILGGMHGVVLGDVIKYMIMTAACIWIAIIAVMKLSGHTLNVPDGWYSPFFGMHLNLDWSHVIKEVNQKIKDDGYSLFGIFFMMMTFRGFFAALAGPAPNYDMQKILSTRSPEEASKMSGFVNIILLPIRYALIISLTLLGLLYYHQMNLKDATGAVDFERILPAVINDFLPVGLVGLLLAGLLGAFMSTFSGTLNAAQAYIVNDIYVKYVDPKASTKKIINMNYLVGIVVVAIGVFLGFFIKNINQALQFIISALYSGYIVSNVLKWHWWRFNASGFFWGMLTGIGTAMLLAWKIDVSDVLYWFPVLFVTSIAGSVIGTYAAPPTDMAVLRSFYTTVRPWGAWEPVKKLVMADDPAFVPNKNFKLNMFNVVIGTIAQLCLTILPMYLILMQKVPLLVTVVILAVIIIILKKTWWNKLNDY; encoded by the coding sequence ATGCATTTATCTGTTATAGATATATCAATAATAGCGTTGTATTTACTTACAACCATTGTGATTGGTTTATGGTACCGTAAAAAAGCCCGGCTAAATAAGGAAAGCTATATGCTTGGCGGCAAATCACTGCCATGGTATTTGCTGGGTTTGAGCGATGCCTCTGACATGTTCGACATCAGCGGCACCATGTGGATGGTGAGCCTGTGCTTTGCCTACGGTATGAAAAGCATTTGGATCCCCTGGCTGTGGCCCGTTTTTAACCAGGTTTTCCTAATGATGTACCTGGCCCGCTGGCTCCGCCGTTCAAATGCCTCAACAGGTGCGGAGTGGTTAAAAACCAGGTTTGGCACCAGCGGCAAAGGCGTTGGCAGCTCACACATTATAGTTATTGTGTTCGCCTTGTTTTTGTGCTTTGGCTACCTGGCCTACGGCTTTATAGGCCTCGGTAAATTCATTGAAATATTTGCCCCCTGGGATTCAGTTAAAGCTTACGTACCCTTTAATGTTCCCCTGCAATATGTACCTGAGTTTTATGGTATAATTTTCACGCTGTTCGCTATGTTTTATTCCATATTGGGTGGCATGCACGGCGTTGTGCTGGGCGATGTGATAAAGTACATGATCATGACGGCTGCCTGCATATGGATAGCCATTATCGCAGTAATGAAGCTAAGTGGCCATACCCTTAATGTACCCGATGGCTGGTATAGTCCGTTTTTCGGCATGCACTTGAACCTGGATTGGTCGCATGTTATTAAAGAGGTGAATCAGAAAATAAAGGACGACGGCTACTCCCTGTTCGGTATATTTTTTATGATGATGACCTTCAGGGGATTTTTTGCCGCCTTAGCCGGTCCTGCGCCAAATTATGATATGCAGAAGATCCTGTCGACCCGCTCGCCCGAGGAAGCCAGCAAAATGAGCGGCTTTGTAAATATCATCCTTTTGCCTATCAGGTACGCGCTCATCATCAGTTTAACGCTATTGGGTTTACTGTACTATCATCAAATGAACCTGAAAGATGCCACAGGCGCTGTCGATTTTGAAAGGATCCTTCCGGCGGTCATCAATGATTTTCTGCCTGTTGGCCTGGTAGGTTTACTGCTTGCCGGTTTGCTGGGCGCGTTCATGAGCACCTTTAGCGGTACACTTAACGCGGCGCAGGCCTATATTGTAAATGACATCTATGTAAAATATGTCGACCCAAAAGCCTCCACAAAAAAGATCATCAACATGAATTATTTGGTTGGTATTGTGGTTGTTGCGATAGGTGTTTTCCTTGGGTTCTTTATAAAAAACATAAACCAGGCGCTGCAATTTATCATATCAGCATTATACAGCGGCTACATTGTTTCAAACGTTTTAAAATGGCATTGGTGGCGCTTTAATGCCAGCGGCTTTTTTTGGGGGATGCTTACAGGTATCGGCACAGCCATGTTGCTCGCCTGGAAAATTGATGTAAGCGATGTGCTGTATTGGTTCCCGGTGCTGTTTGTAACCTCAATTGCAGGTTCTGTTATCGGCACCTATGCTGCGCCGCCAACTGATATGGCTGTATTGCGCTCATTTTACACCACAGTGCGCCCATGGGGTGCCTGGGAACCCGTAAAAAAACTGGTTATGGCGGATGATCCCGCATTTGTGCCGAATAAAAACTTCAAACTGAATATGTTCAACGTGGTAATAGGCACCATAGCCCAGCTATGCCTCACCATATTACCCATGTACCTTATACTGATGCAAAAAGTGCCGCTGCTGGTAACAGTGGTTATTTTAGCGGTCATCATAATCATATTAAAGAAAACCTGGTGGAATAAACTAAACGACTATTAA